Within Verrucomicrobiia bacterium, the genomic segment TCGAATTCGGCGCAAAAAGGACATTCATAGCCGGTTGCTGCCGGGCAGGGGATTATCTGAGGGGCGCTTGCCTGGGCTGCTTGCAAGTGCAACTCGAAAGCGGCCCCTTTCAACGAGGCCAGCGCGCGGGCTCGATGCGCCAGGCGGCCGTGTTCCGCCTGCTCGTCTGGGACAAATAAATCCGAAAGAATCATTCTCCCATCGCGCGGTCGGTGGGTGAAGTCGATGCGGCCCTCGATCTGGCCGTTCCAGCTTCGGAGCCGTTCGTCCATCCAGCAGCCGAGATGGCATTCCATTCTGGCCCGGTTTGATGCCCCGGCTAAGAGGCGCTGGAGGCCCGGGATACCGAGGCTTTTGATTACTGTCGAGGTAAGCGGTCCGGGAAAGGGCGCGTACTCCTCGAGCACCACCCCCGCGTCATCGACCAGGACGGGTCGGCCAAACATGGCTGCGGCTGCCCGCGCCTTAGCAGCAAGGTTTTCTGCGAAGCTAAGGCTTTGGAGTTCCGGAAGGGGCGCGTGTGGCCGCTCAATGCAAATACGCAACCGGTCGAGGTCCTGTTTAAAAGGGGCGTACTTGGCCGGGTTGGAGGTGACCAGCGTCAACATGGGATTTTCTGCCGGATGAGTTCCAGAGCCCGGGCGGCGACGTGGCCGGGCGCCGCCTGGTCCACATCCAGGAACAGGAGGGTAGAATTTTCTTTTGCCAGCCAGCGATAGAATTCCTGTTCGCGGGCGTGGAAGGCGGGTTGGGCGGTTAATTCATCCAGAGCGCGCGCGGCCCCGGCTTTGCGGGCAATCCTCGATTGGCACGTCGCAAAAGACGCATCCAACACAATCGTCAGGTCCGGCGCCTGGACTTCGATGGCGATTGGCCGCAGCATGCACAGGAGCTTCTCGAGGCGGGCCACGCTCTCGGCGGCATGCACGGCCAGCGTGGACCACAGACAGCGATCCATTATGACCACCGGGGCCGCCAGGCCACGCAGCAGGCGCATCTGCTCAAAACAACCGCTCAAAAAAAACATCGCAGAGGCGTACCATTCGGCGTCCCGAATCATTCGGGCTTTGAACGGCTCGCTAAACCAGGCCGCGTCTGTTCCGAGGCAGGACGGGACGCCCAATGCGCCTGCCAACGACCGGCAAAGAGTACTCTTGCCTGCGCCATTGGCTCCTTCGAAGGCGACAACAAACGGGCGCGAGTCCCGTCCTGCAAACTGCGGCAGCGCCATGCCCTTTAACGCGGCGCGGTATTGTGCGAGGTCCTGCTGGGCGGACTCGCCAGGGGGCATGGGAGTCATGCCGCCAGCATCGGCGCCGTGGGACGAAACACGTTCATCGAGTTGCGGCACAGCGGCGTGGTATAAATATACTCCGCACCCGGCCCAGCCTGGTCGCTGCTGACATACCCGGCGGCTTCGAGCGCCTGGACAGTATCTTCGAGCAACTGCAGCAGTTGTTCGTGGCTCAGATAATCGAACTGAATGTCCCCGTCCAATCCGCCGTAGCAAAAGCTTTCAAAGCCTTTCGGGTTGGCGATGCGGATGCCAAAGCGGGCAGGCTCAGAATAATAAATGGTACCGGGGAACGGAATGAGTTGGTGAATAGAGATTTCGTGTGGGCGCAGGTCGAGCATGAAGGGAATGGATTGGTATTGCTCTTCGAGAGTCCCGGGCAGGCCATAAATCCAGCCGGTCTTTACTCGCAACCCAGCCGCTATCGCCGCGCGAATCCCACGCCGAATCTGGTCGGTGGTCATCCCTTTCCTGGCATTCTGTAAAACCCGGTCTGAGCCGGATTCAACGCCGAAATAGACCCGCTGGCATTCGGCTGCGGCCATCGCCTCGGCGATGGTCGAGTCCACACGGTCGGCCCGCATTTGCCCAATCCAGCGGACCCCTATCCTTCGCTCCGCATACGCGCGGCAGAAATGCAATATATCCGCCTTGCGCAGCAGAAAAATATCATCCGCAAAAAAGATTTCGCGCGCTCCGTAACGATCCCGCAGGTGCTCGATCTCGGCAATGACCCGCTCGTGTTGCCGGATGGCCACCCCGTCGCTGCGGACCGTTCCCGTGTAATTGCAGCAGAAGGCGCAGTGATGCGGACAGCCGCGGGAGGCCAGCATGGAATGATGCGTATAGCGAGGCAAGTTATACAGGCTGCGATCCACCAGCGGCAAATCGTCCAGGGCGGCGGTTTGCAGGCGGCCTTCCGTTCGAGTTACCTTCCCGTTAGGCCCCCGAAACACCAGGCCCTTTACTGCCGACAGGTCCTCTCCCGATTCCATTCTTCGCAGCAACTCCGTTATGACCGGTTCGCCTTCTCCCAGCACCACTACGTCGGCCCCCTCTTCGAGCAAGTCCTCAGGGAACAAAGTCGCATGGACCCCGCCGGCCAGAATCCGAGTGTGCGGCTGTTCCTGTTTGAGCCGGCTAATCTGTTTGCGGGCGACCGGGTAGTTCGGCGTGATAACCGAGAAACCCACCACAGCCGGTTGGAACTCGGCAATTTGCTGGAACAACTTGGAGTCCTCGAGGCCCTCGACGTTCTGGTCGAAGATGCGGACCTCGTGACCATTCGACTGAAGGAGTGTGCCCAGGAAACCGACGCCCAAAGGATATTCCCGATACATCTGTTTGGGATTATACGAGCGCGGCACGGCAAACAAAACGCGCATCAATGGCCTCCTTCCGATGCGGCGCCAATCCAGTCGCGGGCTCCATCGAGCATCTGCTCGATTGCTGGCCGGTCCCTATGGTAGATATGGCTTGAACCGATCCAGCCCCGAACGTCCCCCGCCTTGAGTCCAAGGCCTTCGGCTACTTGCCGGGCCATGCGCCCTACGCAAAGACCGTCGGCGTAAAATTTCCTGAACGCGTCCTGGCCTCTGGCAAAGTACATCGTGTGCAGGGCATTGTGGCGCACCAGGAATTGAAGTGTGTTTAGGCAGGGCACTTTGCCATTGCCATCACCGCAGAAGGTGACCACCGCCCGTTTGCTCCACGGTTCCTGGCGCAGCAGGGATATGACATCCCCCAAATCTTGCCGGCCCTCAGGCCCGCGCAGTAACTTCGCATAGCTGTGGCCCAGCGGATTGGCGCCCTCGGTGAAGAAAACCCGTTCCATCTGGGCTATCATCTGGCAGTCCCCCCAACGGTCGATCACCTCATCACCTGAATTGACCGCTCCGAACCCGACTTCGACCCCCAACAACTCGAGGCCCTCGACTCCCATTTCCGCGCCTAAGTGCAGCGTTCGATTCACCAAATTGACCCAAGTCTGGCCCAGCGCCTGGAAGCGCACTGGGTTTGGAACCGTCTGGAAGAATCCGCCTGACTGCTGGGTATTGCTGGGAAATGAGTTCCGGACGTTCCCGGATAATTTCACCGACCCATCCACGGGGGAGATGCTGCATTGCTGGCTCACAATCGGTTCACTCAAGGGCTTATATCGCAGAAGCTTGAACCAGCCGTATCAGAAGTCAACCTTAAAGAATGACAATGCTGTTTGGTCTCTCTGCGTTTTCTGCGCGGCTAATAATCTTTAACCCAAAAGCTGCGAAAGGTCCTCTGCGGAAACGGCAGTTCATGTTGGATGACACCGTCGCGCACCTGTTTGCCGTCGTCGCTTAGGATTTGAATTTGCTTTAAACCCAT encodes:
- a CDS encoding radical SAM protein — translated: MRVLFAVPRSYNPKQMYREYPLGVGFLGTLLQSNGHEVRIFDQNVEGLEDSKLFQQIAEFQPAVVGFSVITPNYPVARKQISRLKQEQPHTRILAGGVHATLFPEDLLEEGADVVVLGEGEPVITELLRRMESGEDLSAVKGLVFRGPNGKVTRTEGRLQTAALDDLPLVDRSLYNLPRYTHHSMLASRGCPHHCAFCCNYTGTVRSDGVAIRQHERVIAEIEHLRDRYGAREIFFADDIFLLRKADILHFCRAYAERRIGVRWIGQMRADRVDSTIAEAMAAAECQRVYFGVESGSDRVLQNARKGMTTDQIRRGIRAAIAAGLRVKTGWIYGLPGTLEEQYQSIPFMLDLRPHEISIHQLIPFPGTIYYSEPARFGIRIANPKGFESFCYGGLDGDIQFDYLSHEQLLQLLEDTVQALEAAGYVSSDQAGPGAEYIYTTPLCRNSMNVFRPTAPMLAA
- a CDS encoding deoxynucleoside kinase is translated as MPQLDERVSSHGADAGGMTPMPPGESAQQDLAQYRAALKGMALPQFAGRDSRPFVVAFEGANGAGKSTLCRSLAGALGVPSCLGTDAAWFSEPFKARMIRDAEWYASAMFFLSGCFEQMRLLRGLAAPVVIMDRCLWSTLAVHAAESVARLEKLLCMLRPIAIEVQAPDLTIVLDASFATCQSRIARKAGAARALDELTAQPAFHAREQEFYRWLAKENSTLLFLDVDQAAPGHVAARALELIRQKIPC
- a CDS encoding thymidylate synthase — encoded protein: MSQQCSISPVDGSVKLSGNVRNSFPSNTQQSGGFFQTVPNPVRFQALGQTWVNLVNRTLHLGAEMGVEGLELLGVEVGFGAVNSGDEVIDRWGDCQMIAQMERVFFTEGANPLGHSYAKLLRGPEGRQDLGDVISLLRQEPWSKRAVVTFCGDGNGKVPCLNTLQFLVRHNALHTMYFARGQDAFRKFYADGLCVGRMARQVAEGLGLKAGDVRGWIGSSHIYHRDRPAIEQMLDGARDWIGAASEGGH
- a CDS encoding non-canonical purine NTP pyrophosphatase, with protein sequence MLTLVTSNPAKYAPFKQDLDRLRICIERPHAPLPELQSLSFAENLAAKARAAAAMFGRPVLVDDAGVVLEEYAPFPGPLTSTVIKSLGIPGLQRLLAGASNRARMECHLGCWMDERLRSWNGQIEGRIDFTHRPRDGRMILSDLFVPDEQAEHGRLAHRARALASLKGAAFELHLQAAQASAPQIIPCPAATGYECPFCAEFDQDGPSIFQEMMGDRLVSRIVYEDEHFIVMPPLGEFMEGGLLVLTRAHVLSLAHVEDALLGHLERLLKAIGGAVQKRWGVAPLVFEHGPAPQWGKGVCCVDHAHLNVFPAVVQVYPHLAERMSFPIGALSELSQLRHAEFGYLLVQENDGTRLAYDGKDVPTQLVRRIICDAIGLPERWHWRDYPGASELVATFNAVNGQIHL